From the genome of Burkholderia cepacia ATCC 25416:
GCTGACGGTGTGCAGCATGTTGCGCAGCAGCCAGACGACGTCGATCGTGTTGTGCACCGGCGCGGCCTCGGCCACGCGCGCGACGCTGTCGGCCGGCTGCGGGCCGGCGGCCGTGCGCTCGCGCACGTAGAAACCCGAGCCGCGCCGCGAGTCGAGATAGCCCTGCGCGACGAGCCGCTCATAGGCCTCGACGACGGTGAAGCGGGATACGCTCTTGTCGAGCGCGAGCTTGCGGATCGACGGCATCCGCATGCCGGGCCGGAACACGCGTTCGTCGATACGCCGCCGCGCCCACTGGACCAGCTGGTCGACGAGCGTGAGCGTGGCCGTATCGTGCGGCGCGGGAATCTGGGCGAGTGGGACGGTGGACATGGGCGGCAGCTCCAACTGTACCGAAGGCTATCGCGCCGATTGTACCGTTACTGTGCCGGTAGCGACGATTACAGTTGACCGGACTGGCGACCGTGCGGCTGCCGTTCCGGCACCGCCGCACCCGGCACAGCGCCCACCGGCCCGCATCGCGGCCGGTACGCCGGCCGGTTCGGCCACCGCCCGGCGCCTCGCCTGCCCACCATGACACTTTCGCTTCCCAACCGACGTTCATGCCAGCCCGCTCCCTGACACTCGACCATCTCGTGATCGCCGCGCGCACGCTCAACGAAGGCGTACGCCATGTCGCCGACGCGCTCGGCATCGAACCGGCCGGCGGCGGCCGCCACCCGCTGATGCGGACCCACAATGCGCTGTTCGGCGCGTGGGGCGGGCTGTATCTCGAGGTGATCGCGATCGACCCCGACGCGCCGGCGCCGAACGACGGCGCCGAGCCGCCGCGCGCCCGGCTGTTCGCGCTCGACGAGCCGGCCATGCAAGCGCGGCTCGCGCAAGGCCCGTTTCTCGCGCACTGGGTCGCGCGCGTCGACCGTCCGCGCCAGCTCGCGCTGTGGCAGAGCCAGTACCCGGCACGCATCGCGCCGGTCGTCGCGATGCGGCGCGGCGACCTGAGCTGGGGCCTCACCGTGCCCGACGACGGCGCATTCCCCGCGTGGCAAGGCGCGGGCGACGGGCTCGTGCCGTCGCTGATCCAGTGGGACAGCCCGCGCCACCCGGCCGAGTCGCTGCCGGATAACGGCATCGCGCTGAAGGCGCTCAAGGGCATCCACCCGCGTGCCGACGCTGTCCGCGAGCAGCTCGACTGGCTCGGCGCCGCCCATCTGCTCGACCTCGAAGCCGCCGACGGCCCGCCCGCGCTCGTCGCCGAATTCGACACGCCGCAGGGCCCGCGCACGCTGCGCTGAGCTCCCGCCGCCCCGCCCCCACCCCAATACCGGCAACACGGAGACACTTACCCCATGAATTCGCGCGAAACCCGAGGCATGCTGCTCGGCCTCATCGGCGTCATGATCTTCAGCCTGACGCTGCCGATGACGCGGATCGTCGTCTTCGAACTCCATCCGCTGCTCAACGGGCTCGGCCGCGCGCTCGCCGCCGCCGTACCGGCCGGCCTGCTGCTGTGGTGGCGCCGCGAGCCGCTGCCGACCCGCGCGCAACTGAAAAGCCTCGCGATCACGTCGGCGGGCGTGATCATCGCGTATCCGGTGTTCTCCGCGTGGGCGATGAAATCGGTACCGGCGTCGCACGGCGCGGTGGTCAACGGCCTCCAGCCGCTGTTCGTCGCGCTGTACGCGGCATGGCTGTCGCACGAGCGGCCGTCGAAGGCGTTCTGGGCCAGCGCGGTGGCCGGCAGCGCGCTCGTGATCGCGTTCGCGCTGCGCGACGGCGGCGGCACCGTGCAGGCCGGCGACGCGCTGATGCTCGTCGCGGTCGGCATCGGCGCGCTCGGCTATGCGGAAGGCGCGCGCCTCGCGCGCCAGATCGGCGGCTGGCAGGTGATCTGCTGGGCGCTCGTCGTGTCCGCGCCGTTCCTCGTGCTGCCGGTCGGCTGGCTCGCATGGATGCAGCATGCCGCGCATCCGGGCCCGCTCGCCCTGCGCACGTGGCTCGCCTTCGGCTACGTGACCCTCTTTTCGCAATTCATCGGCTTTTTCGCGTGGTACGCGGGGCTCGCGATGGGCGGCATCGCGCGCGTGGGCCAGGTGCAACTGCTGCAGATTTTCTTCACGATCGCCTTTTCCGCGCTGCTGTTCGGCGAAACGGTCACGTCGTCCACGTGGCTGTTCGCGGCCGCGGTGATCGCCACCGTGGTGCTCGGGCGCCGCTCGGCGGTCGCCACGGCCGCGCAACCGGCTCGCGCCGGCTGAACAGGTGCGCCATAATGGACGTTTTGCCTGATCGGTTTTGCCCACCCGGCCGCGAAGGCTCGATCGCGCTCGCGCATGCCCACCCGGCAGCGTCGAAGCGATTTGCCCGAACGACCTTTCTTGACTGACCACGATATCCGAACGAGGAGACTATGAATCCGAGCGACCTGCATCCGCCGCACTGGCAGCTTTCCGAACGCGCCCGCAAGCTGACGAGCTCTGCGATCCGCGAAATCCTGAAGGTCACGGAACGCCCCGAGGTCATCTCGTTCGCCGGCGGCCTGCCCGCCCCCGCGACGTTCCCGGCCGAACGCATGCGCGCCGCCGCCGATCGCGTGCTGCGCGACGCGCCGGCCGCCGCGCTCCAGTACAGCGCAACCGAAGGCTACCTGCCGCTGCGCGAATGGATCGCCGAGCGCTATAGCGTGCGCGTGTCGCAGGTGCTGATCACGACCGGCTCGCAGCAGGCGCTCGACCTGCTCGGCAAGGCGCTCGTCGATCCGGGCAGCCCGATCCTCGTCGAAACCCCGACCTACCTCGGCGCACTGCAGTCGTTCTCGCTGTACGAGCCGCGCTACGTGCAGGTGCCGACCGACGAGCAGGGCCTGCTGCCGGAAGGCCTGACGCCGGAACTCACGCAAGGCGCGCGCCTGCTGTACGCGCAGCCGAACTTCCAGAACCCGACCGGCCGCCGCCTGCCCGTCGAGCGCCGCCGCGCGCTCGCCGCGTTCGCGCAGTCGAGCCCGTTCCCGGTGCTGGAAGACGATCCGTACGGCGCGCTGAACTACCGCGGCGAGCCGCTGCCGACGATGCTGTCGATGGCGCCCGATCATATCGTGCACCTCGGCACGTTCTCGAAGGTGCTCGCGCCGGGCCTGCGGATCGGCTACATCATTGCGCCCGAGGAACTCCACTTCAAGCTCGTGCAGGCCAAGCAGGCCACCGACCTGCATACGCCGACGCTCACGCAGCGCATCGCGCACGAAGTGATCAAGGACGGTTTCCTCGACGAGCACATCCCGACGATCCGCGAGCTGTACAGCGCGCAGTGCGACGCGATGCTCGGCTCGCTCGAGCGCCACATGCCGGAAGGCGTCACGTGGAACCGGCCGGAAGGCG
Proteins encoded in this window:
- a CDS encoding VOC family protein, with amino-acid sequence MPARSLTLDHLVIAARTLNEGVRHVADALGIEPAGGGRHPLMRTHNALFGAWGGLYLEVIAIDPDAPAPNDGAEPPRARLFALDEPAMQARLAQGPFLAHWVARVDRPRQLALWQSQYPARIAPVVAMRRGDLSWGLTVPDDGAFPAWQGAGDGLVPSLIQWDSPRHPAESLPDNGIALKALKGIHPRADAVREQLDWLGAAHLLDLEAADGPPALVAEFDTPQGPRTLR
- a CDS encoding DMT family transporter, with product MNSRETRGMLLGLIGVMIFSLTLPMTRIVVFELHPLLNGLGRALAAAVPAGLLLWWRREPLPTRAQLKSLAITSAGVIIAYPVFSAWAMKSVPASHGAVVNGLQPLFVALYAAWLSHERPSKAFWASAVAGSALVIAFALRDGGGTVQAGDALMLVAVGIGALGYAEGARLARQIGGWQVICWALVVSAPFLVLPVGWLAWMQHAAHPGPLALRTWLAFGYVTLFSQFIGFFAWYAGLAMGGIARVGQVQLLQIFFTIAFSALLFGETVTSSTWLFAAAVIATVVLGRRSAVATAAQPARAG
- a CDS encoding PLP-dependent aminotransferase family protein; this encodes MNPSDLHPPHWQLSERARKLTSSAIREILKVTERPEVISFAGGLPAPATFPAERMRAAADRVLRDAPAAALQYSATEGYLPLREWIAERYSVRVSQVLITTGSQQALDLLGKALVDPGSPILVETPTYLGALQSFSLYEPRYVQVPTDEQGLLPEGLTPELTQGARLLYAQPNFQNPTGRRLPVERRRALAAFAQSSPFPVLEDDPYGALNYRGEPLPTMLSMAPDHIVHLGTFSKVLAPGLRIGYIIAPEELHFKLVQAKQATDLHTPTLTQRIAHEVIKDGFLDEHIPTIRELYSAQCDAMLGSLERHMPEGVTWNRPEGGMFIWVNLPAQIDSMKLLAAAVDNHVAFVPGAPFFADNAQQNTLRLSFVTVPPEKIEEGVARLGKLLRERL